In one window of Paracoccus saliphilus DNA:
- a CDS encoding sugar ABC transporter ATP-binding protein: protein MTVLALQDVSKSFGPIEVLHNVDLALEPGEVHALIGENGAGKSTIMKILGGFLDPTEGQVMLDGQPVTFSSGPEAEAAGILVIHQEFNLASDLSVAANVFLGREIGGWRLDHAAMRKQTSALLERLHSPISPETLIRDLSVPDRQMVEIAKALSRNARVLIMDEPSAVLTHREVGTLYEQIDRLRAEGVAILYCSHRLDEVAHLADRITVLRDGSVVRRAMRGELDEDSMAAAMVGRELQDFYPPKGQPSDEPALEVSSLNVPGKVHDVSFTLRKGEVLGISGLVGSGRTELAEGLVGLRAASGEIRVNGQSVAINRLRDAFDAGLAYLTEDRKEAGLLLDKGLRENLTLATLERFGKFRLDVAAEDAAMDKATGDFDIRAPSRDMVAGKLSGGNQQKLLLAKTMLPDPQIIIIDEPTRGIDVGTKSQIYAFIRNLSAEGRSVIVISSEMTEVIGLSDRVLVMREGRLVGQVEEDAMTEDNIVRLAMGVSGEAA from the coding sequence ATGACAGTTCTTGCACTTCAGGACGTTTCGAAAAGCTTTGGCCCCATCGAGGTCCTGCATAATGTCGATCTAGCGCTCGAGCCGGGCGAGGTTCACGCGCTGATAGGTGAGAACGGGGCAGGCAAATCCACGATCATGAAGATCCTCGGCGGGTTCCTTGACCCGACCGAAGGGCAGGTCATGCTGGATGGCCAGCCCGTGACCTTCAGCAGCGGCCCCGAGGCCGAGGCGGCGGGAATCCTCGTCATCCATCAGGAATTCAATCTCGCTTCCGATCTCTCGGTCGCCGCGAATGTGTTCCTGGGGCGCGAGATCGGAGGCTGGCGGCTGGATCACGCCGCCATGCGCAAGCAGACCTCGGCGCTGCTTGAACGCCTGCACAGTCCCATCTCGCCCGAAACCCTGATCCGCGACCTGTCGGTTCCCGACCGCCAGATGGTCGAGATCGCCAAGGCCCTGTCGCGCAATGCCCGCGTTCTGATCATGGACGAGCCAAGCGCCGTGCTGACCCATCGCGAGGTCGGCACGCTTTACGAACAGATTGACCGGTTGCGGGCCGAGGGTGTGGCGATCCTGTATTGCTCGCATCGACTGGACGAAGTTGCGCATCTGGCCGACCGCATCACCGTTTTGCGTGATGGCAGCGTCGTGCGTCGTGCCATGCGCGGCGAGTTGGACGAGGACAGCATGGCCGCCGCGATGGTCGGTCGCGAGTTGCAGGATTTCTATCCGCCGAAGGGCCAGCCATCCGACGAACCCGCGCTGGAAGTCAGCAGCCTGAACGTTCCCGGAAAGGTGCATGATGTCAGCTTCACGCTGCGCAAGGGCGAGGTTCTGGGGATTTCCGGACTGGTCGGATCAGGACGAACCGAGCTCGCTGAAGGATTGGTCGGATTGCGCGCGGCCAGTGGCGAAATTCGGGTGAATGGCCAGAGTGTTGCGATCAATCGTCTGCGCGATGCCTTTGACGCCGGGCTTGCCTATCTGACCGAGGATCGCAAGGAAGCCGGACTGCTGTTGGACAAGGGGCTGCGCGAGAACCTGACGCTGGCCACGCTAGAACGCTTTGGCAAGTTCCGGCTGGATGTCGCCGCCGAGGATGCCGCGATGGACAAGGCCACCGGGGATTTCGACATCCGCGCCCCAAGCCGCGACATGGTGGCGGGCAAGCTGTCGGGTGGGAACCAGCAAAAGCTGCTTCTGGCAAAGACCATGCTGCCCGATCCACAGATCATCATCATCGACGAGCCGACGCGCGGCATCGATGTCGGCACCAAGAGTCAGATCTACGCTTTCATCCGCAACCTGTCGGCAGAGGGTCGCAGCGTGATCGTCATCAGCAGCGAAATGACCGAGGTGATCGGTCTTTCCGACCGCGTGCTGGTGATGCGCGAGGGGCGGCTTGTGGGACAGGTCGAAGAGGACGCAATGACCGAAGACAATATCGTACGCCTCGCCATGGGCGTTTCCGGAGAGGCCGCATGA
- a CDS encoding Gfo/Idh/MocA family protein: protein MKPIRLGMVGGGSGAFIGAIHRIAARMDGHYQIVAGALSSDAERAAESAQELGLDRSYADFNEMARAEAAREDGIEAVSIVTPNHLHAAPAIAFLNAGIHVICDKPLAATSEQAQAMAEAARASRARFFLTHNYSALPLVREARALVAEGALGQIRLVQAEYLQGWLADEVENKQAEWRTDPARAGAGALGDIGTHAWQLAQFVTGHTPTHLSAEVSSIVPSRVIDDDARLSLRYASGAKGGLWASQVAVGQENGLSLRLFGTEAALEWCLQDSEKLIVTPKDGPAQILTRAQDRSESYRTPPGHPEGYLEGFANLYSDIAAIILGDTTDLERVPGLMDGLSGMAFIAAAKASSAQDGAWVEVGE, encoded by the coding sequence ATGAAACCGATACGTCTAGGCATGGTTGGCGGGGGCAGTGGAGCCTTCATCGGCGCAATCCATCGCATTGCGGCCCGGATGGACGGGCATTACCAGATCGTTGCGGGCGCGCTGTCCTCTGATGCCGAACGTGCGGCAGAGAGTGCGCAAGAGCTGGGCCTTGACCGCAGCTATGCCGATTTCAACGAGATGGCGCGGGCCGAGGCCGCACGCGAAGACGGAATCGAAGCCGTTAGCATCGTGACGCCCAACCATCTGCATGCCGCTCCGGCGATCGCGTTCCTGAATGCGGGCATTCACGTGATCTGCGACAAGCCCCTGGCCGCGACGTCCGAGCAGGCGCAGGCCATGGCCGAGGCAGCGCGAGCCTCGCGTGCGCGGTTTTTTCTGACACATAATTATTCTGCCCTGCCTCTGGTGCGTGAGGCCCGCGCTCTCGTGGCAGAGGGAGCCTTGGGCCAGATTCGTCTGGTGCAGGCCGAGTATCTGCAGGGTTGGCTTGCCGACGAGGTGGAGAACAAACAGGCCGAGTGGCGCACCGATCCGGCGCGTGCCGGGGCAGGCGCGCTTGGTGATATCGGCACCCATGCTTGGCAATTGGCGCAATTCGTCACCGGCCACACGCCAACTCATCTGTCGGCAGAGGTCTCGAGCATTGTGCCAAGCCGTGTCATCGACGACGATGCCCGCCTGTCCTTGCGCTATGCCTCTGGCGCGAAAGGCGGACTTTGGGCCAGCCAAGTCGCCGTGGGGCAGGAAAACGGGCTGTCGCTGCGGCTATTCGGCACCGAGGCGGCGCTGGAATGGTGCTTGCAGGACAGCGAAAAGCTGATCGTGACACCCAAGGACGGCCCGGCGCAGATCTTGACGCGGGCGCAGGATCGCTCGGAATCCTATCGGACTCCGCCGGGCCATCCCGAAGGTTACCTGGAAGGGTTCGCCAATCTTTACAGCGATATCGCAGCAATCATCCTGGGTGACACCACCGATCTGGAGCGTGTGCCGGGACTGATGGATGGGCTGTCGGGTATGGCCTTCATCGCGGCAGCGAAGGCTTCATCGGCACAGGACGGTGCCTGGGTCGAGGTGGGCGAATGA